Within Desmodus rotundus isolate HL8 chromosome 6, HLdesRot8A.1, whole genome shotgun sequence, the genomic segment TGGAACGGCAGAGAACTTTCCAAATCCCACCCCAGACTGTGTGGGAAGTTCTGAAGGGCCCACCCCCGGATCCTGGGAGGTCCCTGTAccttctcttctccatctgggaCCAAGACTCTTTGCTTTCACAAAATTCCTGGTCTTTGCTCTGAATCTGTGGCTCCTTGTCCAGTTCTGCTCTGCTGCCACCCAGGGGAGCATGTTGCCTCAtaaggggggttggggggctacGGGTATGAATGGTAGTGTAGacttggagggggaggggagccgtGTTCCTGCAGAAACGCCAAAGCCTTTGGATGGAGGACCGGGCCAGCCGGTCGTCAGAGTCCTTTCCCCAGAGACAAGGTATTCAGCCCGTCTCCCACTTGGCTTTTCCTTATGTGGTGCCACCAGGTGGAATTAGACATGGACAGTGCAGCTGGAATAGGACTCAGACAGGGTGTGGGGGAGGCTGAAAGGTGGCTGGGAAGGGCCTGAcatctgctggggtgggggggcagcccAGTGAGGGGCTCACTGTcctgaggctggagaggagaCTGAGGACAGAGGGTGCGCAGTGCTCGGGGACTCAGTGATCACAGAACGTTCCATCGCATTAATGATGGAACCACCTGACTTGGAGAAGCGGCACCTTTGGGGGCAGGACAGCAGgagtcggggggcggggggggggggggggagtggccCAGGCTCTCAGACACACCGACACAGGACGAGGGTTTGGCTTCCTGAGAGCAGAGTCACAGGCTCTCCAGGTCACCTGGGACAAACAATTCTTTTCCAGTTTCCAAACCCCAAATTCCAATTCCCGTCCTGTGTGTCTCCCAGCCAACCCCTCGGTCACTGAGCCTCTTTAGTGTTCTCGCAGTTTCCCAAAGACTCCTGGGAAAAGATAGTATTGGTCCCAGCTTTGGTCCCTGACACAGAACTTCCTGGGAGAAACTAGCATCTGAAGCTTGGTCACTGACCTGAGTGACTGTCACAACCTCCCCTCGGCCGTTTGCCTTTGACGCCCCGAACAGACAGACTGAGCTCAGCAAACCTCTCCCAGCGTCAGCTCGCCCCTGCCGGGGCCCTTCCAGTATTCCTCCCTCAGGCCCCATGTTCAGGAGAGGCAGGGACCATGACTCTGTCGCTGTGCTGTCAGCAGCTCTTTGGAGGCAGTCGCACtattttaatgaacaaactgttTGAGACTCTTCCAGCTGAGCATGGGAGGACGGAGGATGGCACGAGATGAGGAAAACGCCTACGGTAAGAGCACGTCTCACACTGCGAACTTGCCCCCAGGTGTGAGCTCTGGGTGATGATGGAAATGGGCCACCTCAGGGCTGAACAGACAGGCCCTAAAGGGTGCCCTGAGGGGTTGGGGGCGACACAGCCTGCGTCCTGAGACGTGCATTGTAGCTGCGTCCCTGCCCCCTGCACAGCTGGGAGGTACTAACTTCTTTCACTggcctgcccgccccctcccgtTGCCACcgtgtaaaatgaggaaaataaacccACCCTGACCCCACAGAGGAGGATGGAGAAGGCATCAGTTCCTGCACTAGAGGGGGGTCATGCACCAGGTGGAGTGTTAGAGACCCAGGGTGGAGGGGTAGACAGGTGTCTTATTAGTAGGAAGCAGGGTTcagagagagggatggggagagagggagagaaggagaaaggaaagaagtgatGTCATCTAACCCCCCCCCAACACCCCCAGGCGGAAACAACCCCAAACTATTATTCCCAATTTACACAAAGGGTTAACACTGAGATTAAGCAACTTCCAAGGTGGCACAGCCGGCGCATGGCGGGGCTGAGAGTGAAGCCCAGGGTGTCTGGGACTCCACACAGCCCTTCTTGCCCAGGcccactgccccctcctgccctctttcCTGGGCTGGACCCTGGGGGAGTGTGGCAGAGGCCACCGACGCTGCCCAACAGTGACAGCTCTGCACGGTGGGGACGACCAGGGATAATGCAGGCGAGGGGGTGCCTCGGACTATAAAGGGGCATCCTCTAGAGGAATGCCCACTAGGTGTTGAGCATCTACAGGTGCACCTGGGGAAGCTGAGAGGACAGGGGTGGGTGGTGAAGGTTCCCTGGGGTTGGGACAGGTCTGACCAATGACCTCAGTAAGGGTTTGCTGGGAAAGCAGTTGAAACTCTGTTGTTCTCCTTTGTTAcaagggctgggggttggggttgggggtgggggaaccagGGAGCCAGGATACCTAGTTGCTTTAGGGTTTGGAAGCTCACAGACCACCTGTCCTCCAGGTTCCGAAGACAGCATGCAGGCCCCACAAGAGAACAAGCTGAGGCTTATCCTGGCGgggaggacaggggcagggaagagcgcCACTGGGAACAGCATCCTGGGCCAGAGGCGCTTCTTCTCCAGGCTCGGGGCCACCACGGTGACCAGGACCTGCGAGGTGGGGAGCTGCAGGTGGCGTCGGTGGCACGTGGAAGTCATGGACACCCCGGACCTTTTCAGCTCCCAAGTCCTCAAGACAGACCCAGGGTTCAAGGAGAGGACGCGCTGCTACCTGCTGACGGCGCCGGGACCCCACGCACTGCTCCTGGTGACCCAGCTGGGCCGCTTCACGGCGCAGGACCAGCAGGCCCTGAGCGCGCTCAAGGACCTGTTCGGGGACCGCGTGACGGCGCGCACCGTCGTGCTGTTCACGCGCAAGGAGGACCTGGCGGGGGGCTCGCTGCAGGAGTTCGTGCGCGACACAGACAACCGCGCACTGCGGAGGCTGGTGGCAGAGTGCGGGGGCCGTATTTGCGCCTTCAACAACCGGGCTGTGGGCGAGGAGCAGGAAGCCCAGGTGCAGGAGCTGCTGGAGCTGGTGGAGCGCCTGGCGGGGGACCACTCCGGCGCCCCCTTCACCAACGACGTGTACCGCCTGGCGCAGGCGCTGGCCGGCGCGGACCCGGAGGAGCGGAGGCGCAGGGTGGCGGAGAAACTGGACGGCCGCGCTCGGGGCTGGCGGGGGCGTCGGCTGCTGGTCCGGCTGCGGGCTTGGGTGCCGCCCTGGAAGGTGTGCGCGGCCCTAATGGTGGGCGCCCTCTTCCTCCTGTTCTGCCGGCTGCTCGCCAGACGAGGGCCTGAGCACCAAGTCGGTCCTGAGTGACATACTGGAAACAGGACTTTGACCAGTCAGCTGCCCATCACACTCACCCCTGGTGTCTGTGCCTGCAGGGTCCGCAGGCTTTCCTTGTGTCCCTCACCTGGTAGTAATCTACCAACGACAAAGCCCTACCAGgtcccttctccccccaaaacGTGGCCTGGCCCTCTCTGAGCTCCTTTCTTACTTAAGCCCAATAACTGTTGTAGCTTTGGCCTGGTTTCCACTGACCTCAGGCTGTGTCCCCTGTCACTGAGTCAGCCCCAGTGTCCCCACCGGACCAAGGGCAGGAACCAACACACACCC encodes:
- the GIMAP1 gene encoding GTPase IMAP family member 1: MGGRRMARDEENAYGSEDSMQAPQENKLRLILAGRTGAGKSATGNSILGQRRFFSRLGATTVTRTCEVGSCRWRRWHVEVMDTPDLFSSQVLKTDPGFKERTRCYLLTAPGPHALLLVTQLGRFTAQDQQALSALKDLFGDRVTARTVVLFTRKEDLAGGSLQEFVRDTDNRALRRLVAECGGRICAFNNRAVGEEQEAQVQELLELVERLAGDHSGAPFTNDVYRLAQALAGADPEERRRRVAEKLDGRARGWRGRRLLVRLRAWVPPWKVCAALMVGALFLLFCRLLARRGPEHQVGPE